A window from Carbonactinospora thermoautotrophica encodes these proteins:
- a CDS encoding anthranilate synthase family protein — MNDLAATLLGRLLGPDAPPFALLRRQDGPGVELLLGDLVDVPRLADIPLPDPEPGVPRYDVLALVPFRQVTELGYACHDDGTPLRCLRVKLRAVLDPRAVLAVLPDQPVEVSGGDFDVDDEAYAATVKRVITDEIGRGEGANFVVRRDFRGTVAGAAPTVALTLFRRLLGNETGAYWTFAVHAGDLTLVGATPERHVTARGGTVLMNPISGTYRYPPGGPDVEELLAFLADQKETEELYMVVDEELKQMSAVGDLGGQVLGPYLKEMGHLAHTEYLLAGRSSLDVRDIVRGTMFAATVTGSPVENACRVIARHEPSGRGYYAGVLALFGQDAHGQRTLDAPILIRTLYLRLDGPGRCAFTLPVGATLVRHSDPESEVAETHAKAAGVLAALGVRRPEPAGAGQRLADDPRVAGALLARNATLARFWLEPQDSGVALAPELVGRSALIVDAEDGWTAMLAHLLRRLGLRVDVRRWSAAGDPDGYELLVAGPGPGDPRDLTQPRMAALRALLERRLAARRPLLAVCLSHQILAGLLGLPVVAKESPYQGTQREIDLFGRRVRVGFYNTFTARATGPVPGIEVSADPKTGEVHALRGAGFASTQFHLESVLSTHGVEILRDLLGRLLA, encoded by the coding sequence GTGAACGATCTCGCGGCCACACTCCTCGGCCGGCTGCTGGGCCCGGATGCGCCGCCGTTCGCGCTGCTGCGCCGGCAGGACGGGCCGGGCGTGGAGCTGCTGCTCGGCGACCTGGTCGACGTGCCCCGGCTGGCCGACATCCCGCTCCCCGATCCCGAGCCGGGCGTGCCCCGGTACGACGTGCTGGCGCTGGTGCCGTTCCGGCAGGTGACCGAGCTGGGGTACGCCTGCCACGACGACGGGACCCCGCTGCGGTGCCTGCGCGTGAAGCTGCGGGCGGTGCTCGACCCGCGGGCGGTGCTCGCGGTCCTGCCGGACCAGCCGGTCGAGGTGAGCGGCGGGGACTTCGACGTGGACGACGAAGCGTACGCGGCGACCGTCAAGCGGGTGATCACCGACGAGATCGGGCGCGGCGAGGGCGCGAACTTCGTGGTCCGCCGCGACTTCCGCGGCACGGTGGCGGGGGCGGCCCCCACGGTGGCGCTCACCCTGTTCCGTCGGCTGCTCGGCAACGAGACCGGCGCGTACTGGACGTTCGCCGTGCACGCGGGCGACCTCACCCTGGTGGGCGCCACGCCGGAGCGGCACGTGACCGCGCGCGGGGGGACCGTGCTGATGAACCCGATCAGTGGCACGTACCGCTACCCGCCGGGCGGGCCGGACGTCGAGGAGCTGCTGGCGTTCCTCGCTGACCAGAAGGAGACCGAGGAGCTGTACATGGTCGTCGACGAGGAACTCAAGCAGATGAGCGCGGTCGGCGACCTGGGCGGCCAGGTGCTCGGCCCGTACCTGAAGGAGATGGGCCACCTGGCGCACACCGAGTACCTGCTCGCCGGCCGCTCCAGCCTGGACGTGCGGGACATCGTGCGGGGGACGATGTTCGCGGCCACGGTCACCGGGTCACCGGTGGAGAACGCCTGCCGGGTGATCGCCCGGCACGAGCCGTCCGGGCGCGGCTACTACGCGGGTGTGCTGGCGCTGTTCGGGCAGGACGCCCACGGCCAGCGCACGCTCGACGCGCCGATCCTGATCCGCACGCTGTACCTGCGCCTGGACGGTCCCGGCCGGTGCGCGTTCACCCTGCCGGTCGGCGCCACCCTGGTCCGCCACTCCGATCCGGAGAGCGAGGTGGCCGAGACGCACGCCAAGGCCGCCGGGGTGCTCGCCGCGCTCGGTGTCCGCCGGCCTGAGCCGGCAGGCGCCGGCCAGCGGCTCGCCGACGACCCGCGGGTGGCTGGTGCGCTCCTGGCGCGCAACGCGACGCTGGCCCGCTTCTGGCTGGAACCCCAGGACTCCGGGGTGGCCCTCGCCCCGGAGCTGGTCGGACGCAGCGCGCTGATCGTGGACGCCGAGGACGGGTGGACGGCCATGCTCGCCCACCTGCTGCGCCGGCTGGGCCTGCGGGTGGACGTGCGGCGCTGGTCCGCAGCCGGTGACCCGGACGGGTACGAGCTGCTGGTGGCCGGCCCGGGCCCGGGCGACCCCCGCGACCTGACCCAGCCGAGGATGGCGGCGCTGCGGGCGCTGCTGGAGCGACGGCTGGCGGCGCGGCGACCGCTGCTCGCGGTCTGCCTGAGCCACCAGATCCTCGCCGGCCTGCTCGGGCTGCCGGTGGTCGCCAAGGAGTCCCCGTACCAGGGCACCCAACGGGAGATCGACCTGTTCGGCCGGCGGGTGCGGGTGGGGTTCTACAACACGTTCACCGCGCGGGCCACCGGCCCGGTGCCGGGGATCGAGGTGAGCGCCGACCCGAAGACCGGCGAGGTGCACGCGCTACGCGGCGCGGGCTTCGCGAGCACGCAGTTCCACCTGGAATCGGTGCTGAGCACGCACGGCGTGGAGATCCTGCGCGACCTGCTCGGCCGGCTGCTGGCCTGA
- a CDS encoding WXG100 family type VII secretion target: MSEAIPFPRREYDLIVHWGNRLGVDLGPWLSILEEFFGNPFRLDDVADVWAGPVKQSILAASNILDDDAGRIESKWEGDASEAFKSYVTEVSNGLKAVDSAIDKIAEALRSLRNGIIAFDASIGFTLVSAAIAVSVGVAALGPSCGLSSLEIAGAVGGAVAAIGTAVGLFAAFVSAVEDSLDKLQDMDNDLGDLEKGQLPQPPAELGNPKEWEPKQGDD, encoded by the coding sequence ATGTCCGAAGCCATACCCTTCCCACGCCGCGAGTACGATCTGATCGTCCACTGGGGGAATCGGCTGGGCGTCGACCTTGGGCCGTGGCTATCGATCTTGGAAGAATTCTTCGGAAACCCGTTCCGGCTGGACGACGTGGCCGACGTATGGGCCGGGCCAGTCAAGCAGAGCATACTAGCTGCGAGCAACATTCTTGACGACGACGCCGGGAGAATCGAGAGCAAATGGGAAGGCGACGCCAGCGAAGCCTTCAAGAGCTATGTCACCGAGGTGAGCAACGGCCTCAAAGCAGTCGACAGCGCGATAGACAAGATCGCCGAGGCGTTGCGCTCGTTGCGTAACGGCATTATCGCTTTCGATGCCTCGATCGGCTTCACCCTCGTCAGCGCGGCGATCGCCGTGTCTGTCGGTGTGGCGGCTCTTGGCCCGTCCTGCGGCTTGTCGAGCCTGGAGATCGCCGGCGCGGTCGGTGGTGCGGTGGCAGCCATCGGCACTGCTGTAGGCCTGTTTGCCGCGTTCGTCTCTGCAGTAGAGGACTCGCTCGACAAGCTGCAGGACATGGACAACGACCTAGGCGACCTCGAGAAGGGTCAGCTGCCCCAGCCACCTGCGGAACTCGGCAACCCCAAGGAATGGGAGCCCAAGCAGGGCGACGACTGA
- a CDS encoding class II 3-deoxy-7-phosphoheptulonate synthase, which yields MDSWRNLPAAQQPDWPDVDELARVVAELETLPPLVFAGECDQLKQRLGAVARGEAFLLQGGDCAETFAANSADNLRNKLKTLLQMAVVLTYAASIPVVKVGRIAGQYAKPRSKPVEVRDGVELPVYRGDAVNGLEFTPEARVPDPKRLLKVYHASAATLNLARAFTTGGYADLRQVHAWNQDFVKESPAGERYERLAGEIDRALAFMRACGADPEEFHTVEFYSSHEALILEYERALTRIDSRTGLPYDTSAHMVWVGERTRDLNGAHIEFVSKIRNPIGVKLGPKTSPEHALALIDKLDPEREPGRLTFITRMGADKIRDVLPALVEKVTASGAQVCWVCDPMHGNTYEAPSGHKTRRFDDVLDEVKGFFEVHRELGTHPGGIHIELTGDDVTECVGGGFDLVEDDLHTRYESACDPRLNRSQSLDLAFLVAEMYRETA from the coding sequence CTGGACTCCTGGCGGAACCTGCCCGCCGCCCAGCAGCCGGACTGGCCGGACGTCGACGAGCTCGCCCGCGTGGTGGCCGAGCTGGAGACGCTGCCCCCGCTGGTGTTCGCGGGCGAGTGCGACCAGCTCAAGCAGCGCCTCGGCGCGGTGGCGCGCGGGGAGGCGTTCCTGCTGCAGGGCGGGGACTGCGCGGAGACGTTCGCCGCGAACAGCGCGGACAACCTGCGCAACAAGCTCAAGACCCTGCTGCAGATGGCGGTCGTGCTCACGTACGCCGCGAGCATCCCCGTGGTGAAGGTGGGCCGGATCGCCGGGCAGTACGCCAAGCCGCGCTCCAAGCCGGTCGAGGTCCGCGACGGGGTCGAGCTGCCGGTGTACCGGGGGGACGCGGTCAACGGGCTGGAGTTCACGCCCGAGGCGCGCGTCCCGGACCCGAAGCGGCTGCTGAAGGTGTACCACGCCTCCGCGGCGACCCTGAACCTCGCGCGCGCGTTCACCACCGGTGGGTACGCGGACCTGCGCCAGGTGCACGCCTGGAACCAGGACTTCGTCAAGGAGAGCCCGGCCGGGGAGCGGTACGAGCGGCTGGCCGGCGAGATCGACCGGGCGCTGGCGTTCATGCGGGCGTGCGGCGCGGACCCGGAGGAGTTCCACACCGTCGAGTTCTACTCCAGCCACGAGGCGCTGATCCTGGAGTACGAGCGGGCGCTCACCCGCATCGACTCCCGTACCGGCCTGCCGTACGACACCTCCGCGCACATGGTCTGGGTGGGGGAGCGGACCCGCGACCTGAACGGCGCGCACATCGAGTTCGTCTCCAAGATCCGCAACCCGATCGGCGTCAAGCTCGGCCCGAAGACCAGCCCCGAGCACGCGCTCGCCCTCATCGACAAGCTCGACCCGGAGCGGGAGCCGGGCCGGCTGACCTTCATCACCCGGATGGGCGCGGACAAGATCCGCGACGTGCTGCCCGCCCTGGTGGAGAAGGTCACCGCGAGCGGCGCGCAGGTCTGCTGGGTCTGCGACCCGATGCACGGCAACACCTACGAGGCGCCCAGCGGCCACAAGACCCGCCGTTTCGACGACGTGCTGGACGAGGTCAAAGGCTTCTTCGAAGTGCACCGCGAGCTGGGCACCCACCCCGGCGGCATCCACATCGAGCTGACCGGCGACGACGTGACCGAGTGCGTCGGCGGCGGCTTCGACCTCGTCGAGGACGACCTGCACACCCGGTACGAGAGCGCCTGCGACCCCCGGCTCAACCGCAGCCAGTCCCTGGACCTGGCCTTCCTCGTCGCCGAGATGTACCGCGAGACCGCATGA
- the bfr gene encoding bacterioferritin translates to MQGDEEVLEYLNEQLTAELTAINQYFLHAKMQENFGWPKLARHTREESIEEMRHAEMLTERILFLEGLPNYQRLFPLRIGQSLKEMFEADLAVEMESVDRLRRGIELMRSKGDITSANMFERILADEERHIDYLETQLDLLNKLGEALYISQLVEQPSDS, encoded by the coding sequence GTGCAAGGTGACGAGGAAGTCCTCGAATATCTCAACGAGCAGCTCACAGCCGAGCTGACCGCGATCAATCAGTACTTCCTGCACGCGAAGATGCAGGAGAACTTCGGCTGGCCCAAGCTCGCGCGGCACACGCGCGAGGAGTCGATCGAGGAGATGCGCCACGCCGAGATGCTGACCGAGCGCATCCTCTTCCTGGAGGGCCTGCCCAACTACCAGCGCCTGTTCCCGCTCCGGATCGGGCAGAGCCTGAAGGAGATGTTCGAGGCCGATCTGGCCGTCGAGATGGAGTCGGTCGACCGCCTGCGCCGCGGCATCGAGCTCATGCGGTCCAAGGGCGACATCACCTCGGCAAACATGTTCGAGCGCATCCTCGCGGACGAGGAGCGTCACATCGACTACCTGGAGACCCAGCTCGACCTGCTGAACAAGCTGGGCGAAGCCCTGTACATCAGCCAGCTCGTCGAGCAGCCCAGCGATAGCTGA
- a CDS encoding threonine aldolase family protein, whose translation MIDLRSDTVTRPTPGMRRAMAEAEVGDDVYGEDPTVRRLEERVAELFGKEAALYVPSGTMGNQIALRLLCPPGEEVLADADAHIVTYEGGGIAQQGGIQTRTLVSERGLLDPDAVAAQLRAGDWHTVGTRAVAVEHTHNRGGGSVYPLERLRRLRELTRAAGVALHCDGARIWNAHVATGVPLAEYGALFDTLSVCLSKGLGAPVGSVVLCSAEQRPLAWRLRHRLGGNMRQAGIIAAGGLYAVEHHVERLAEDHANARLLADLLDLPAPETNIVLIPVPEALPADEVARRCREQGVLVSAFGPRTVRLVTHLDVDRAACEQAAKVVAAALAG comes from the coding sequence ATGATCGACCTGCGCAGCGACACCGTCACCAGGCCCACCCCGGGGATGCGCCGGGCCATGGCCGAAGCCGAGGTGGGCGACGACGTCTACGGCGAGGACCCCACCGTCCGGCGGCTGGAGGAGCGCGTCGCCGAGCTGTTCGGCAAGGAGGCCGCCCTGTACGTGCCGAGCGGCACGATGGGCAACCAGATCGCGCTACGCCTGCTGTGCCCGCCCGGTGAGGAGGTGCTCGCCGACGCCGACGCGCACATCGTCACGTACGAGGGCGGCGGCATCGCCCAGCAGGGCGGCATCCAGACCCGCACGCTCGTCTCCGAGCGCGGCCTGCTCGACCCGGACGCGGTCGCGGCGCAGCTCCGCGCCGGCGACTGGCACACGGTCGGCACCCGCGCGGTCGCCGTCGAGCACACCCACAACCGGGGCGGCGGCTCGGTCTACCCGCTCGAACGGCTGCGGCGGCTCCGTGAGCTCACCCGCGCCGCGGGCGTGGCCTTGCACTGTGACGGCGCGCGCATCTGGAACGCGCACGTGGCCACCGGTGTGCCGCTGGCCGAGTACGGCGCGCTGTTCGACACGCTCTCGGTCTGCCTGTCCAAGGGTCTGGGCGCGCCGGTCGGCTCGGTCGTGCTGTGCTCGGCCGAGCAACGTCCCCTGGCATGGCGGCTGCGGCACCGGCTGGGCGGCAACATGCGTCAGGCCGGGATCATCGCCGCGGGCGGCCTGTACGCGGTCGAACACCACGTCGAGCGCCTGGCCGAGGACCACGCGAACGCCCGGCTGCTCGCCGACCTGCTCGACCTGCCCGCCCCGGAGACCAACATCGTGCTGATCCCGGTGCCCGAGGCGCTGCCGGCGGACGAGGTCGCCCGGCGCTGCCGTGAGCAAGGTGTGCTGGTCTCCGCGTTCGGCCCGCGCACGGTCCGCCTGGTCACCCATCTGGACGTGGACCGGGCCGCCTGCGAGCAGGCCGCGAAGGTGGTGGCGGCCGCGCTGGCCGGGTGA
- a CDS encoding YbaB/EbfC family nucleoid-associated protein: MLDELMTQLRAMHNQLESMRDRGLAIRGELEKLRFTARSRDQLAQVSVNGLGRVVDLQLDLSATRPENLRRLSSAILSAAEDARQQAAATSSERLSEVFGDVVKDVQGTSELT; this comes from the coding sequence GTGCTGGATGAACTCATGACGCAGTTGCGAGCAATGCACAACCAGCTGGAGTCGATGAGGGATCGAGGCCTGGCGATCCGCGGCGAGCTGGAGAAGCTGCGATTCACTGCCCGGTCTCGTGATCAGCTGGCCCAGGTAAGCGTCAATGGTTTGGGTCGCGTTGTCGACCTCCAGCTCGACCTGTCAGCCACACGACCAGAGAACCTACGCCGGTTGAGTAGCGCGATACTTTCCGCAGCCGAAGACGCACGCCAGCAGGCCGCTGCGACGAGCAGCGAACGGCTCTCGGAAGTCTTCGGTGACGTCGTCAAGGACGTCCAAGGCACCTCCGAGTTGACCTGA